A genomic region of Pseudomonas sp. MPC6 contains the following coding sequences:
- a CDS encoding LysR substrate-binding domain-containing protein: MIDIRQLRYFVAVAEEEHVGRAAERLHISQSPLSRQIAQLEERLGLTLFERSQQRIRLTRDGQTFLAETRALLTHANRLESLGKRLGRGEEGGLCIGYIENAMHAGVLPNALRVLRVDRPNVHVALYNLSSAEQLEGLRQRSLDIALVSEPPTDDDSDLLGFQVLDDPMLLALPEHHPLAQQTTLTPADLADQEWIGVQHRQNCASREDFVSACIRAGFTPDIRMEATEPFTALGLVASGLGIAMIQKGLSRNAPPGVVLREVPWIAFTTPLWAAWHRINLRPLVETFRKVLTEPASAI, from the coding sequence ATGATCGACATCCGCCAATTGCGCTACTTCGTCGCCGTCGCCGAAGAAGAACACGTCGGTCGCGCCGCCGAACGCCTGCACATTTCCCAGTCGCCCCTGAGCCGGCAGATCGCCCAGCTCGAGGAACGCCTGGGCCTGACCCTGTTCGAACGCAGCCAGCAGCGCATCCGCCTGACCCGCGACGGCCAGACCTTCCTCGCCGAAACCCGTGCCCTGCTGACCCACGCCAACCGCCTGGAATCCCTCGGCAAGCGCCTGGGTCGCGGCGAAGAAGGCGGCCTGTGCATCGGCTACATCGAAAACGCCATGCATGCCGGGGTGTTGCCAAACGCGTTGCGGGTGCTGCGGGTCGACCGGCCGAACGTACACGTCGCGCTGTACAACCTGAGCTCCGCCGAACAACTCGAAGGCCTGCGTCAGCGTAGTCTGGATATTGCCTTGGTCAGTGAACCGCCGACGGACGATGACTCCGACCTGCTGGGCTTCCAGGTGCTGGACGACCCGATGCTGCTGGCGTTGCCCGAGCATCATCCCCTGGCACAGCAGACCACCTTGACCCCGGCGGACCTGGCCGATCAGGAATGGATCGGCGTGCAACACCGCCAGAACTGCGCCAGCCGCGAAGACTTCGTCAGCGCCTGCATCCGCGCCGGTTTCACTCCGGACATTCGAATGGAGGCCACCGAACCCTTCACCGCGTTGGGGCTGGTGGCGTCGGGGCTGGGGATTGCGATGATCCAGAAAGGCCTGAGCCGCAACGCACCACCGGGGGTGGTGCTGCGGGAGGTGCCATGGATTGCCTTCACCACACCGCTGTGGGCGGCGTGGCACCGGATCAATCTGCGACCGCTGGTGGAGACGTTCAGGAAGGTGCTGACCGAGCCAGCGTCGGCCATATAA
- a CDS encoding DUF6124 family protein produces MFKVTPNPPDTDPASPYENLGSKKPHEAAEHAFDFHSNTPADIMATPRTPGTMFFVNPQLDTETLLVHACESLASANVMAMDLADHMNGPSRNALLGIAQVIMLGELAVNRALDQLDPPN; encoded by the coding sequence ATGTTCAAGGTCACCCCAAATCCCCCGGACACCGATCCAGCATCCCCCTACGAAAACCTCGGTTCAAAAAAACCCCACGAAGCCGCCGAACACGCCTTCGACTTTCACTCCAATACCCCCGCCGACATCATGGCCACCCCGCGCACACCCGGCACCATGTTCTTCGTCAACCCGCAACTCGATACCGAAACCCTGCTGGTCCACGCGTGCGAGTCACTGGCCTCGGCCAACGTCATGGCCATGGACCTGGCGGACCATATGAATGGACCCAGCCGCAACGCCCTGTTGGGCATTGCGCAAGTCATCATGCTGGGCGAACTGGCGGTAAACCGGGCGCTGGATCAACTCGATCCACCCAACTAG
- a CDS encoding AAA family ATPase: MRLDKLRIQNYRCFGEFEIDFDPHLTILIASNGGGKTTILDAARVALWPFVKGFDLGSQTGKSATIQNEDVRLAQFSSGNMESQTPSAIEAWGRWADGAGRDHWLQQRLSLKKSTNTIGDAGSKALTSYGKSLQEQVRNDTQVILPMVTYLGTSRLWYEGRFTSAAAQTTLDKSEYSRTSGYLNCLSYSSSFKTFTAWYSWIYLSYREAQLIALERKEKISEAGLRFEQIIAAIKNAIDRLIKMPTGWHSLEYSASHQQQLVMHHPEQGVLPVDMLSDGLRNSIAMVADLAFRACKLNPHLEARAPLETPGIALIDEVDMFLHPYWQQSIIGSLRAAFPAMQFIVTTHSPQVLSTVRRENIRVIGQDARGLLIASQPLAMTYGEPSNSVLHSVMQVDPQPPVDEKRDLLQLTEWVDKGRYDEQRTIDLMQQLPRP, encoded by the coding sequence GTGAGGCTCGACAAGCTGCGCATTCAGAACTATCGCTGCTTTGGAGAGTTCGAGATCGACTTCGATCCGCATCTGACCATACTGATTGCTTCCAACGGTGGCGGTAAAACCACCATTCTGGATGCGGCCCGGGTTGCTCTGTGGCCTTTCGTCAAAGGCTTCGATCTTGGCAGCCAGACAGGGAAATCCGCCACTATCCAGAACGAAGATGTGCGACTCGCACAATTCAGCAGTGGCAACATGGAGTCTCAAACGCCCAGTGCCATTGAAGCCTGGGGGAGATGGGCGGACGGCGCTGGCCGGGACCATTGGTTGCAGCAACGCCTGAGCTTGAAAAAATCCACCAATACTATCGGCGACGCTGGCTCGAAAGCGCTTACCTCATACGGAAAGTCGCTTCAGGAGCAGGTGCGTAACGATACGCAAGTGATTTTGCCCATGGTGACCTACCTGGGAACTTCACGACTCTGGTACGAGGGGCGATTCACCTCGGCCGCCGCTCAAACTACGCTCGACAAGAGCGAATATTCCAGGACGTCCGGGTACCTGAACTGCCTGTCCTATTCGTCCAGTTTCAAAACCTTCACTGCCTGGTACAGTTGGATCTACCTCAGCTATCGTGAAGCCCAATTGATCGCTCTGGAGCGCAAAGAAAAAATCTCCGAAGCCGGGCTGCGCTTTGAACAGATTATCGCGGCCATCAAGAATGCCATAGACCGGTTGATAAAAATGCCCACCGGCTGGCACAGCCTTGAGTACAGCGCCAGCCATCAACAGCAGTTGGTCATGCACCATCCTGAACAAGGGGTGTTGCCTGTCGATATGCTCAGCGATGGACTGCGCAACAGCATTGCCATGGTCGCCGACCTCGCCTTTCGTGCCTGTAAACTCAACCCGCATCTCGAGGCGCGAGCACCGCTGGAAACACCGGGTATCGCGTTGATCGATGAAGTGGACATGTTTCTACATCCCTATTGGCAACAGTCAATCATAGGATCATTGCGAGCTGCTTTTCCCGCCATGCAGTTCATCGTCACGACTCATAGCCCGCAGGTGCTCAGCACTGTCCGGCGCGAAAATATCCGGGTAATCGGCCAAGACGCCCGAGGCCTGTTGATTGCTTCCCAGCCCCTTGCCATGACCTACGGTGAGCCGAGCAACAGCGTGCTTCACAGTGTGATGCAGGTCGATCCACAGCCGCCAGTCGATGAAAAACGCGACTTGCTGCAACTCACCGAATGGGTGGACAAGGGCCGCTACGACGAACAGCGCACGATTGATCTGATGCAGCAGCTACCCAGGCCCTAG
- a CDS encoding retron system putative HNH endonuclease has protein sequence MKSVRKRGNGPFQLNNSHANPPMTSDAATSRWSSFGYKTQVLDYLLEEQYGLCCYSELRPDRVGVGFHIEHVENKSQHPQRTFDYGNLAAGALDSQNDLPALKTQGAELFGGHALGKSKGVDRDRFISCHQPDCVRFFAYLSDGRVVPADGLSAPDDDRARYTIDLLNLNSPYLQDLRQRWWEELEQLFEEHIGQDMNLHCLAGIDLIPTGAKLSQFFSMTRAFFGKIAEEVLQHDAPHLQ, from the coding sequence ATGAAGTCGGTTCGCAAGCGCGGTAATGGTCCTTTTCAGCTGAATAACTCACATGCCAACCCGCCAATGACAAGCGATGCCGCCACCAGTCGCTGGAGCAGTTTTGGCTATAAGACCCAGGTCCTGGACTATCTGCTGGAGGAGCAGTACGGGTTGTGTTGCTACAGTGAACTGCGGCCTGACCGGGTTGGGGTTGGTTTCCACATAGAGCACGTCGAGAACAAGAGCCAACATCCTCAGCGAACCTTTGACTATGGCAACCTGGCGGCCGGTGCGCTGGATAGCCAAAATGATTTGCCGGCGCTCAAGACGCAAGGCGCTGAATTGTTTGGTGGTCACGCGCTCGGTAAGTCGAAAGGTGTCGATAGGGACCGCTTCATCTCGTGCCATCAGCCAGACTGTGTGCGCTTCTTCGCCTACTTGTCCGATGGCCGTGTGGTGCCTGCCGATGGACTGTCAGCGCCGGACGATGATCGTGCTCGATACACCATCGATTTGCTCAACCTCAATAGCCCTTATCTTCAAGATCTGCGCCAACGCTGGTGGGAAGAACTTGAACAGCTTTTTGAGGAACACATTGGCCAGGATATGAACCTGCATTGTCTCGCGGGTATCGACCTTATACCCACCGGAGCAAAGCTGAGTCAGTTCTTCAGTATGACTCGGGCGTTTTTTGGCAAAATTGCCGAAGAAGTACTTCAGCACGACGCTCCCCATCTGCAGTGA
- a CDS encoding LysR family transcriptional regulator codes for MNRNDLRRVDMNLLVIFETLMFEKNLTRAGEKLFLGQPAVSASLAKLRDLFDDPLLVRNGRVLEPTQRALQILKELQPAMDTISGALSRAKDFDPSTSRDVFRIGLSDDAEFGLFPPLLKQMREEAQNVVVRRVNFLLMSSMLASGEISVGVSCTPELPANTKRKKPCWPMLANRWPPPTSWPWTWRTIWTDQPQRPAGHCASHHTGRTGSEPGAGSTRSTRLDATCRSRLAVEEASTPNIVVACHTAIAGQPNRRSHKNHW; via the coding sequence ATGAACCGCAACGACCTGCGCCGCGTGGACATGAACCTGCTGGTGATTTTCGAAACCCTGATGTTCGAGAAAAACCTCACCCGCGCCGGAGAAAAGCTGTTCCTCGGCCAACCCGCCGTCAGTGCTTCGCTGGCCAAGTTGCGCGATCTGTTCGACGATCCGCTGCTGGTGCGTAACGGCCGCGTACTGGAGCCGACCCAGCGCGCGTTGCAGATTCTCAAAGAGTTGCAGCCGGCGATGGACACCATTTCCGGGGCGCTCAGCCGGGCCAAGGATTTCGACCCGTCCACCAGCCGCGATGTGTTTCGCATCGGCCTGTCCGACGACGCCGAGTTCGGCCTGTTTCCGCCGCTGCTCAAGCAGATGCGGGAGGAGGCGCAGAACGTGGTGGTGCGTCGAGTGAATTTCCTGCTGATGTCGTCGATGCTCGCCAGCGGAGAGATTTCCGTCGGCGTCAGCTGCACCCCGGAACTGCCGGCCAATACCAAGCGCAAGAAACCCTGCTGGCCCATGCTTGCGAATCGCTGGCCTCCACCAACGTCATGGCCATGGACCTGGCGGACCATATGGACGGACCAGCCGCAACGCCCTGCGGGGCATTGCGCAAGTCATCATACTGGGCGAACTGGCAGTGAACCGGGCGCTGGATCAACTCGATCCACCCGACTGGACGCAACCTGTAGGAGCCGGCTTGCTGTCGAAGAGGCCAGCACACCCAACATCGTTGTCGCCTGTCATACCGCCATCGCGGGCCAGCCGAATCGTCGTTCCCACAAGAATCATTGGTAG
- a CDS encoding RHS repeat-associated core domain-containing protein: MRRLHSSQQCHYRYDALDRLIGHTPSDEPQLQRFYCKNRMTTEIQDAMKYSIVQHGDLLLAQLSIQDNAVKASLLATDQQRTVTQSLNADHPPQPIAYSPYGHRAPENGELSLLGFNGERPDPVTGHYLLGCGYRAFNPALMRFNSPDSLSPFGEGGLNPYTYCLGDPTNNSDPDGHSTLGLGAVLRLRILAKRAAINVVKKNGTITMHRNSSIPLISKPRPGITAKNAVNQRSRIEKLNHLESNRYIENQKFNYDLAFAKNTATVDPSMKKRLDLLLSIKTKSRTNSLWSDAFNYRELAQRTDETASASATRIYYLDELTKHTLSVNKQNRGYEIVDQIEEAYFIRIKK; encoded by the coding sequence ATGAGGCGCCTACACTCATCGCAACAATGCCACTATCGCTACGATGCCCTTGATCGCTTGATTGGCCATACGCCATCTGATGAACCTCAGCTTCAACGCTTCTACTGCAAAAACCGGATGACCACCGAGATACAGGACGCGATGAAATATTCCATTGTCCAGCACGGTGATTTATTGTTGGCACAGTTGAGTATTCAGGACAATGCAGTTAAAGCCTCGTTACTGGCTACTGATCAGCAGCGTACCGTAACGCAATCACTTAACGCCGATCATCCACCACAGCCCATCGCCTATTCTCCCTATGGCCACCGCGCCCCGGAAAATGGGGAACTTAGTTTGCTGGGCTTCAATGGCGAGCGACCTGATCCGGTGACCGGGCATTATTTATTGGGCTGTGGATATCGGGCGTTTAATCCGGCTTTGATGCGGTTTAACAGTCCGGACAGTTTGAGCCCGTTTGGAGAGGGCGGGCTGAACCCCTACACATATTGTTTAGGGGATCCGACTAACAACTCCGATCCAGACGGACACAGCACGCTGGGTTTAGGGGCCGTCCTACGGCTTAGAATTCTGGCAAAAAGGGCAGCCATAAACGTCGTAAAGAAAAACGGCACTATTACCATGCATCGCAATAGCTCGATTCCACTAATATCGAAACCCAGGCCGGGAATAACGGCAAAAAACGCAGTAAATCAACGATCAAGAATAGAGAAATTAAACCACCTTGAATCAAACCGATACATCGAAAACCAAAAGTTTAATTATGATCTAGCATTCGCAAAAAATACAGCCACAGTGGATCCATCAATGAAAAAAAGACTTGACTTGTTATTAAGCATCAAAACAAAATCACGCACCAACTCACTATGGTCCGACGCCTTTAATTACAGAGAACTTGCCCAGAGAACAGATGAGACAGCTTCAGCCAGCGCCACCAGAATTTATTACCTTGACGAACTGACGAAACATACGCTATCTGTCAATAAACAGAATAGAGGCTACGAAATAGTTGACCAGATTGAGGAAGCTTACTTTATTCGCATAAAAAAATAA
- a CDS encoding DinB family protein, which produces MINARTARMLADYKRWADQRLFDSLSALPPGEVNKDRVSVFKNMIGTLNHIYVVDCIWQAHLEGRGHGFKTSHDLLHPDLAELREAQKDIDHWYCDWSERQTDDSLDHPVEFSFVSGESGTMSAGAMLLHVVNHASYHRGWVVQMYFEIPAMPPVTDLPVYLRESDQVYFRPLNAPAVARTCGVQFSSATSVLPDRYR; this is translated from the coding sequence ATGATCAACGCACGCACTGCCCGCATGCTTGCCGATTACAAACGCTGGGCCGATCAACGCCTCTTCGACAGCCTGAGCGCCTTGCCGCCCGGCGAGGTCAATAAAGATCGGGTCTCGGTGTTCAAGAACATGATCGGCACCCTGAACCACATCTACGTCGTGGACTGCATCTGGCAGGCCCACCTCGAAGGCCGAGGGCACGGCTTCAAGACCTCACACGATTTGCTGCATCCCGACTTGGCCGAGCTGCGCGAGGCGCAAAAGGACATCGATCACTGGTACTGCGACTGGAGCGAGCGCCAGACCGATGATTCGCTGGATCACCCCGTCGAGTTCAGTTTTGTCTCGGGCGAAAGCGGCACCATGAGCGCCGGCGCGATGCTGCTGCACGTGGTCAATCACGCCAGCTACCACCGCGGCTGGGTGGTGCAGATGTATTTCGAGATCCCGGCGATGCCACCGGTCACGGACCTGCCGGTGTACCTGCGCGAATCCGATCAGGTGTATTTCCGCCCGCTCAACGCGCCGGCGGTCGCGCGGACATGTGGCGTACAATTTTCGAGCGCAACCAGCGTTCTGCCGGATCGTTATCGTTGA
- a CDS encoding SDR family oxidoreductase: MELGITGRWAIVCAASKGLGLACARALAKEGVNLVINARGNETLQAAADELRQLAPGIEVRTVAGDISEPAVREQVLAACAQVDILVNNAGGPPPGDFRDWQREDWLKALDANMLTPIELIKACVDGMAERGFGRIVNITSGAVKAPIDVLGLSNGARSGLTGFIAGLARQSRLAGNNVTINNLLPGPFETERLHKTLSAAADATGTSVDSVGEQRRKQVPAQRFGQPDEFGAYCAFICSAHAGFLTGQNLLLDGGSYPGTF; this comes from the coding sequence ATGGAATTGGGAATAACGGGACGCTGGGCGATCGTTTGTGCCGCCAGCAAAGGGCTGGGGCTGGCTTGTGCGCGGGCCTTGGCAAAGGAGGGCGTCAACCTGGTGATCAACGCCCGGGGCAACGAAACCTTGCAGGCGGCGGCAGACGAATTGCGCCAACTGGCACCCGGCATCGAAGTGCGCACGGTGGCCGGGGACATCAGCGAGCCGGCGGTGCGTGAGCAGGTATTGGCCGCCTGTGCGCAGGTGGATATCCTGGTCAATAACGCCGGCGGGCCGCCGCCGGGGGACTTCCGCGACTGGCAGCGCGAGGACTGGCTGAAGGCGCTGGATGCCAACATGCTGACGCCCATCGAGCTGATCAAGGCCTGCGTCGATGGCATGGCCGAGCGCGGTTTCGGGCGCATCGTCAATATCACATCCGGCGCGGTGAAGGCGCCGATCGATGTGCTCGGCCTGTCCAATGGCGCCCGCAGTGGCTTGACCGGTTTCATCGCCGGGCTCGCGCGCCAGTCCCGGCTGGCGGGCAACAACGTCACCATCAACAACTTGCTGCCGGGGCCGTTCGAGACCGAGCGCCTGCACAAGACCCTGAGCGCCGCCGCCGACGCCACTGGCACCAGCGTCGACAGCGTCGGCGAACAGCGGCGCAAGCAGGTTCCGGCCCAGCGCTTCGGCCAGCCCGATGAGTTCGGCGCTTACTGTGCGTTCATTTGCAGCGCCCACGCCGGCTTCCTCACCGGCCAAAACCTGTTGCTGGATGGCGGCAGTTACCCCGGAACCTTCTGA
- a CDS encoding cyclase family protein, with product MLNRLVLPFALLFTLNAAHAAETEKWYPSKYGAKDEIGALNLLNAESVLNAAKLIKTGKTYPLAVPIDKNLPAFRHRSFHLTNIQPGEAGGTTMGPNKFTFNDELVVGWTGVGTQLNGIGHIGIDNVYYNGNRAADFVTVEGVQKLGIEKVPPIVTRGVVLDMTAVYGSAIVPEKTEFSVADIQKALDLQGITIEKGDVVLFNTGWLELLGKDNEKFLAVEPGIGMAAAKWLADKQIVAFGGDTWASEIYPGADGQEFPVNQFMLAKNGIYNLELIDSRALVRDKAWAFMFVLGQPLYKGSTQVNINPVAIR from the coding sequence ATGCTGAACCGATTGGTACTGCCGTTTGCCCTGTTGTTCACCCTCAATGCCGCCCACGCCGCGGAGACCGAAAAATGGTATCCGTCGAAATACGGCGCCAAGGATGAGATCGGTGCGCTCAATCTGTTGAACGCCGAGTCGGTGCTCAACGCCGCGAAACTGATCAAGACCGGCAAAACCTACCCCTTGGCGGTGCCCATCGATAAAAACCTGCCGGCCTTCCGCCATCGCAGTTTTCATCTGACCAACATCCAACCCGGCGAAGCCGGCGGCACCACCATGGGGCCGAACAAGTTCACCTTCAACGACGAACTGGTGGTGGGCTGGACCGGTGTCGGCACCCAACTCAACGGCATCGGCCACATCGGCATCGACAACGTCTATTACAACGGCAACCGCGCGGCGGATTTCGTGACCGTGGAAGGGGTGCAGAAACTCGGCATCGAGAAAGTCCCGCCTATCGTCACCCGTGGCGTGGTGCTGGACATGACGGCGGTGTACGGCAGCGCCATCGTGCCGGAGAAAACCGAGTTCAGCGTCGCCGATATCCAGAAAGCCCTGGACCTGCAAGGCATCACCATTGAGAAGGGCGACGTGGTGCTGTTCAACACCGGTTGGCTGGAGCTGCTGGGCAAGGACAACGAAAAATTCCTCGCCGTGGAACCGGGCATCGGCATGGCGGCGGCCAAGTGGCTGGCGGACAAACAGATCGTCGCGTTCGGCGGCGATACCTGGGCCTCGGAAATCTACCCGGGCGCAGACGGCCAGGAGTTTCCGGTCAATCAGTTCATGCTGGCGAAAAACGGCATCTACAACCTCGAGCTGATCGACAGCCGCGCACTGGTCCGGGACAAGGCCTGGGCGTTCATGTTCGTGCTGGGGCAGCCGCTGTACAAGGGCTCGACCCAGGTCAACATCAACCCGGTGGCGATTCGCTAA
- a CDS encoding GlxA family transcriptional regulator, translating into MNEIPPAPSPDQPRSIVFVAYPEMGLLDLTGAQTVFWAASKAMAHRGLPGYERHTASLDGGLIQTAEGLGVDTLALSDFTDQSIDTLIVPGAPNIRQAMNESLDLVAWLQGASAKARRTASVCSGAFLLAQAGLLDGRRAATHWLLCDMLKQGFPSIEVDSDAIFIQQGSVWTSAGVSAGIDLALALVEADCGREVALEVARELVVFLKRPGGQAQYSQLLQAQTGDSAAFDDLHLWIAQNLSQANLTVDVLAQQVQMSPRNFARAYKLKTGRTPAKAVEVMRVEAARRLLEDSERNIDQIARSCGFGDEERMRFTFQRNLSVSPRDYRKRFSR; encoded by the coding sequence ATGAACGAAATCCCTCCGGCGCCCTCCCCCGATCAACCGCGTTCAATCGTCTTCGTCGCCTACCCCGAGATGGGCCTGCTCGATTTGACCGGGGCTCAAACCGTGTTCTGGGCCGCCTCCAAGGCCATGGCCCATCGCGGCTTACCAGGTTACGAGCGCCATACGGCGAGCCTCGACGGCGGCTTGATCCAGACGGCGGAAGGCCTTGGCGTCGACACCTTGGCCTTGAGCGATTTCACCGATCAGTCGATCGACACGCTCATCGTGCCCGGCGCACCGAACATTCGTCAGGCCATGAATGAATCATTGGACCTGGTCGCCTGGCTGCAAGGCGCATCGGCCAAGGCCCGACGCACCGCCTCGGTGTGCAGTGGCGCCTTCCTGCTCGCGCAGGCCGGCTTGCTCGACGGTCGACGCGCCGCCACCCACTGGTTGCTGTGCGACATGCTCAAGCAGGGTTTCCCGTCGATTGAAGTCGACAGCGATGCGATCTTCATCCAGCAAGGCTCGGTGTGGACGTCGGCGGGTGTCAGCGCCGGCATCGATCTGGCGCTGGCCCTGGTGGAAGCTGACTGCGGGCGTGAAGTCGCCCTGGAAGTGGCGCGGGAACTGGTGGTGTTTCTCAAGCGCCCCGGCGGCCAGGCCCAGTACAGCCAATTGCTGCAAGCGCAAACCGGGGACAGTGCCGCATTCGACGACCTGCACCTGTGGATCGCGCAGAACCTCAGCCAGGCCAATCTCACGGTGGACGTGTTGGCCCAACAGGTGCAGATGAGCCCGCGCAACTTTGCCCGGGCCTACAAACTCAAGACCGGCCGCACTCCAGCCAAAGCTGTCGAAGTGATGCGCGTGGAGGCTGCCCGGCGTTTGCTGGAGGATTCCGAGCGCAATATCGATCAGATCGCCCGATCGTGCGGGTTTGGGGATGAAGAACGCATGCGCTTCACCTTTCAGCGCAATCTGAGCGTCTCGCCACGGGATTATCGCAAGCGGTTTTCGCGGTGA
- a CDS encoding DUF2388 domain-containing protein: protein MRRLFLISSLVLCLPVGSALADVDAGDVATSAGLSASLYSTFKDDKMMIPARDDASSFVASGGTIRGVYLESVLQQVRQNNPGLKASDEDLARAILVQEGTPAGQ, encoded by the coding sequence ATGCGCCGTCTGTTTCTCATCTCTTCGCTAGTGCTTTGTTTGCCCGTCGGTTCGGCCCTGGCCGATGTGGATGCAGGCGATGTCGCCACTTCGGCGGGCCTTTCCGCGTCCCTGTATTCGACCTTCAAGGATGACAAAATGATGATTCCCGCCCGGGATGACGCCTCCAGCTTCGTGGCCAGTGGCGGCACCATTCGTGGGGTGTACCTGGAGTCGGTGTTGCAGCAGGTTCGTCAAAACAATCCTGGCCTGAAGGCCAGCGATGAAGACCTGGCCAGAGCCATCCTGGTGCAGGAAGGCACACCTGCCGGTCAATAA
- a CDS encoding pyridoxal-phosphate dependent enzyme, producing the protein MLHIRTPLILHPGLSTPTRRIWLKLENLQPSGSFKLRGMGLLCTQAKAAGKRKVVCPSAGNAGFATAVAAASLGLKACIVVPHTTPETTRARIRKTGAEVIVHGKVWDDANQKAMALAQGAHTEYVPAFDHPVLWEGHSSIIDEILEDCPQVDTVVTSVGGGGLLAGILTGLIRHGRMDCRIVACETQGAASFSAALAAGHPVRLPRIDTVATSLGAAQVAAWPVQHIHDFPHQCVVLGDDDAIMGVVRYANDLRQLVEPACGVSLAIGYLDHAAIADARDVVIVVCGGVNISVQMVAGWARLSTASAK; encoded by the coding sequence ATGCTTCACATCAGAACACCCTTGATTCTGCACCCGGGCCTGTCGACCCCGACCCGGCGCATCTGGCTTAAACTGGAAAACCTGCAACCCAGCGGATCGTTCAAGCTGCGCGGCATGGGGCTGTTGTGTACCCAGGCAAAGGCTGCGGGCAAGCGCAAAGTGGTGTGCCCCTCCGCTGGCAACGCCGGTTTCGCCACGGCCGTGGCCGCCGCCAGCCTGGGCCTGAAAGCCTGCATCGTAGTGCCGCATACCACCCCGGAAACCACCCGCGCCAGAATCCGCAAGACCGGTGCCGAGGTGATCGTGCATGGCAAGGTCTGGGACGATGCCAATCAAAAGGCCATGGCGCTGGCGCAGGGCGCGCACACCGAATACGTGCCGGCCTTTGATCATCCGGTGTTGTGGGAGGGGCACAGCAGCATCATCGATGAAATCCTCGAGGACTGTCCGCAAGTCGATACAGTGGTGACGTCGGTCGGCGGCGGTGGCTTGCTGGCGGGGATTCTCACCGGCTTGATCCGCCATGGCCGCATGGACTGCCGGATCGTCGCCTGCGAAACCCAAGGCGCCGCTTCTTTCTCGGCGGCGCTGGCTGCCGGGCACCCCGTCAGATTGCCGCGAATCGATACCGTCGCCACCTCGCTCGGCGCGGCCCAGGTCGCCGCCTGGCCGGTGCAGCACATCCACGATTTTCCTCACCAATGCGTGGTACTCGGCGATGACGACGCGATCATGGGCGTGGTGCGTTATGCCAACGACCTGCGACAGTTGGTCGAGCCGGCGTGCGGGGTTTCGTTGGCGATCGGCTACCTGGACCATGCGGCGATTGCCGATGCCCGGGATGTGGTGATCGTGGTGTGTGGCGGGGTGAATATCAGTGTGCAGATGGTTGCCGGTTGGGCGCGCCTGTCCACTGCAAGCGCAAAGTAG
- a CDS encoding SDR family oxidoreductase, with protein MALSSKGTALITGASSGIGAVYAERLARQGYDLILVARSRGKLNVLANRLSNQTGRAVEVVAADLKDKTDLLRVENMLRHDASITLLVNNAGVGAVMPLLGSPVDDMEEMISLNVTALMRLAYAVVPGFVARGSGTVINIASIVAIAPEILNGVYGGTKAFVLGLSQSMHHELADKGVRIQAVLPGATATDFWSEAGNPVENLPQEIVMSAEDMVDAALAGLAQGEVVSIPGLHDGEQWDRYESQRKTLSGLFGNSTAAPRYR; from the coding sequence ATGGCCCTCTCCTCCAAAGGCACCGCACTGATCACTGGCGCATCTTCGGGCATCGGTGCAGTTTACGCCGAGCGTCTCGCCCGGCAGGGTTACGACCTGATTCTGGTCGCCCGCAGCCGGGGCAAATTGAACGTCCTGGCCAATCGGCTGAGCAACCAGACCGGCCGCGCGGTGGAAGTGGTCGCCGCCGACCTGAAAGACAAAACCGACCTGTTGCGGGTCGAAAATATGCTGCGCCACGACGCGAGCATCACGCTGCTGGTCAACAATGCCGGGGTCGGCGCCGTCATGCCATTGCTGGGCAGCCCGGTGGACGACATGGAAGAGATGATCAGCCTCAACGTCACGGCGCTGATGCGCCTGGCTTACGCGGTGGTACCCGGCTTCGTCGCCCGCGGCAGCGGAACCGTGATCAACATCGCCTCGATCGTCGCCATCGCTCCGGAAATTCTCAACGGCGTGTACGGCGGGACCAAGGCCTTCGTCCTGGGTTTGAGCCAGTCGATGCATCACGAGCTGGCCGACAAAGGCGTGCGCATCCAGGCCGTGTTGCCCGGCGCCACGGCCACGGACTTCTGGAGCGAGGCCGGTAATCCGGTGGAAAACCTGCCGCAGGAGATCGTGATGTCCGCCGAGGACATGGTCGACGCCGCGCTCGCGGGCCTGGCCCAAGGCGAGGTGGTGAGCATTCCCGGCCTGCACGACGGCGAGCAGTGGGACCGCTATGAAAGCCAGCGCAAAACGCTGTCCGGGTTGTTCGGCAACTCCACGGCGGCGCCGCGTTATCGCTGA